The genomic DNA ATCACGCCGAAGGTGCCGGGGATCAGGCGCGAGGCGATGTTCTCGCCCCCCGCCACCGTGACCATCCGGCCGAAATTCTCGTCGCCGAAGGACATGCAGCAGGTCTCGTCATACCCCGCCGCGCGTTCCACCATCACGCGCGGCCGGTGCCCCGCGAACCCCGCCAGGCGGCCGGTCACCTTCTCCATCTCCGCCCGGCGGAAGACGATCAGCTCCGCCGCCCGCGCCTCCAGCCCCATCACCTGCCCCATGATGGCGATGCTGCGCTCGGCATGCTCGAAGGGCCGCTCGCGGAAATCGATGAACACCACCGGGATGCCCACCGCGCCCAGCTTTTCGATCAGCCCCTGCCCATCGGTGGCCGGCTTCGATTCTAGGTTCATCACCACCACGTCGGGCTTCAGCCCGATGGCCTGCTCGACATCGAAGGTGCCCTCCTTGGCCCCGCCGAAGGTGGGCAGCCGCTCGATCTGGGGATAGCGCCGCAGATAGGCGCCGTAGCCATCAAGGTCCGCCTTGCGGAAATCGTCCCGCCAGCCGACCACCCGCGCGAAGGGATCGGCGGTCTCCAGCGCCGCCACCAG from Roseomonas gilardii includes the following:
- a CDS encoding ABC transporter substrate-binding protein; this encodes MSSAVLTKRSLLALAGSALLPMTSRAAQGVDIRDIAGRDVRLAGPARRMILGEGRQMYLVAALETADPFARVVGWRDDFRKADLDGYGAYLRRYPQIERLPTFGGAKEGTFDVEQAIGLKPDVVVMNLESKPATDGQGLIEKLGAVGIPVVFIDFRERPFEHAERSIAIMGQVMGLEARAAELIVFRRAEMEKVTGRLAGFAGHRPRVMVERAAGYDETCCMSFGDENFGRMVTVAGGENIASRLIPGTFGVINPEQVIAAEPEVVVVTGSNWVLYAPDGQWVGVGPGADPAQARAKLARLMERPAYRTQAAVRARRVHAIWHQFYDSPYQFVAVQALAKWLHPELFADLDPDATFRAFHERFLPVPYQPGYWASL